The following DNA comes from Streptomyces globosus.
CCGACCATCACGAGCAGCATGAGGTCGCGGGCCAGCAGGGCCCCGGTGAGCCACAGGGGCAGGATGTCCCGATAGGTCAGTCCGAAGAGCGTGGAGAGGATGTACAGGCGGTCGGCGGCGGGATCCAGGAGCCGGCCGAGGCTGCTGATCTGATTCCACCGGCGCGCGAGTTTCCCGTCGAGGTAGTCGGTGACCCCGCTCAGCATGAGCACGACCAGCGCCCACAGGTCGTACTCGGCGAGGATCAGCCAGAGGAACAGCGGCACGCCGGCGAGCCGAGCCATGCTCAGGATGTTCGGAATGGTGAAAATTCGGTCCGTCTGAACCCGAGTCTCCTGGA
Coding sequences within:
- a CDS encoding CDP-alcohol phosphatidyltransferase family protein, which gives rise to MEVQETRVQTDRIFTIPNILSMARLAGVPLFLWLILAEYDLWALVVLMLSGVTDYLDGKLARRWNQISSLGRLLDPAADRLYILSTLFGLTYRDILPLWLTGALLARDLMLLVMVGVLRRHGYPPPQVNFLGKAATFNLMYAFPLLLLSDGTGWLAWMGAVFGWAFAGWGTTLYWWAGILYVVQVRRLVKADTTAD